One Syngnathoides biaculeatus isolate LvHL_M chromosome 4, ASM1980259v1, whole genome shotgun sequence DNA window includes the following coding sequences:
- the LOC133499824 gene encoding gastrula zinc finger protein XlCGF57.1-like isoform X1 yields MYPKFQTLVSGKQKRISQMSHLKRRDSVLDGAAALRSCVAMETSAPSPKKTAAKKKKAEVRVDSRQHKDSVTATRTMASFEANMRRGKQLETDGGNGIVLYSKDLQDVTAHQEENPSQPPWPSSILELEDAMIPQHPHIKEEETVFDVSKLPKTGVSVKNEDDHEEPHKFSQLHQHSSCGGDHCGGPPPDKVLAPLSDSDDMEEALRSDTDCEGYHNPLKSSEKKTTLGNKETSQIRKQHVTCSVCGKIYITNHMIRHVRTDTGENSFICSLCGKTFTVKSNLVSHMRTHIGEKPLCCSTCGKKFTLNPNMVKHRKTHTGENHFHCSVCDNTFSHKSYTVSHTRTHTGEKPFCCSKCGKTVTLKSDMVKHMRTHTGEKPYHCPLCEKTFSQTSHVVTHMKIHTGEKTFCCSICGKTFTQKRLMAAHGRTHTGEKPFSCLVCGRSFSQKPNMVAHMRIHTGEKPFSCSVCDKTFSQKQNLVSHTRIHKGERPFSCSVCGKTFSLKQNRETHMRTHTGEKPFSCSLCAKTFSQKVGMIAHMRAHTGEKAFSCSVCGLSFSLKHNLVTHMRTHTGEKPFICSVCGESYAHRTSLTVHMRTHNNREKNIISSLPTISRHVKSTSYSLNQISPPKEQISMSSNVRIPP; encoded by the exons ATGTatccaaaatttcaaaccctgGTTTCTGGAAAACAGAAGCGTATCTCACAGATGAGTCATCTGAAAAGGAGGGACAG CGTCCTCGATGGCGCCGCAGCCTTGCGGTCGTGCGTTGCCATGGAAACGTCTGCCCCATCTCCCAAAAAAACAGCGGCGAAGAAGAAAAAGGCGGAAGTCAGGGTGGATTCAAGGCAACACAAAGACAGTGTCACGGCGACTAG AACAATGGCGTCGTTCGAGGCGAACATGCGACGAGGAAAACAACTGGAAACTGATGGCGGAAATGGCATTGTGTTGTACAGTAAAG ACCTCCAGGATGTGACTGCTCATCAAGAAGAAAATCCCTCTCAGCCTCCGTGGCCGAGCTCCATACTTGAGTTGGAGGATGCAATGATTCCACAGCATCCACATATTAAAGAGGAAGAGACTGTCTTTGATGTCAGCAAGTTGCCAAAGACTGGTGTCTCCGTTAAGAATGAAGATGATCATGAAGAACCACACAAATTTTCACAGCTTCATCAACACAGCTCGTGTGGTGGAGACCACTGTGGGGGACCACCACCAGACAAAGTCCTAGCGCCACTGTCAGACAGTGACGACATGGAAGAAGCTTTGAGGAGTGACACGGATTGTGAGGGTTACCACAATCCATTAAAATCATCTGAAAAGAAGACAACTCTCGGCAACAAGGAAACCTCACAAATACGTAAACAACATGTTACCTGTTCCGTCTGTGGTAAAATTTACATTACAAATCACATGATTAGACACGTGAGAACAGATACAGGAGAAAACTCCTTTATCTGTTCATTGTGTGGTAAAACATTCACTGTGAAGTCAAACCTGGTATcacacatgagaacacacatAGGAGAGAAACCATTGTGTTGCTCAACTTGCGGTAAAAAGTTCACTCTAAACCCAAACATGGTAAAAcacaggaaaacacacacaggagaaaacCACTTTCACTGCTCAGTGTGTGATAATACATTCTCTCATAAATCATACACGGTATCACACACGAGAacccacacaggagaaaaacccttcTGTTGCTCAAAATGTGGTAAAACAGTGACGCTGAAGTCAGACATGGTTAAACACATGCGAacgcacacaggagaaaaaccatATCATTGCCCATTGTGCGAAAAAACATTCAGTCAAACATCTCATGTGGTCAcacacatgaaaatacacactggagaaaaaacattttgctgctCAATTTGTGGGAAAACATTCACTCAAAAGCGACTGATGGCGGCACACGGGAGgacacacacaggagaaaaaccatTTAGTTGTTTAGTTTGTGGTAGATCATTCTCTCAAAAGCCAAACATGGTAGCACATATGAGAatacacacgggagaaaaaccttttagtTGTTCAGTCTGtgataaaacattttctcaaaaacaaaatctggtcTCACACACGAGGATACACAAAGGAGAAAGACCTTTTagttgttcagtttgtggtaaaacatTCTCTTTAAAACAAAATCGTGAAACgcacatgagaacacacacggGTGAAAAACCATTTAGTTGCTCATTGTGCGCTAAAACGTTCTCGCAAAAGGTCGGCATGATAGCACACATGAGAGCACACACGGGAGAGAAAGCGTTTTCTTGCTCCGTTTGTGGTCTGTCATTCTCTTTAAAACATAATCTAGTAAcacacatgagaacacacacgggagaaaagCCATTTATTTGCTCAGTGTGTGGCGAAAGCTATGCTCATAGGACCAGTTTAACTGTACACATGCGGACGCACAAcaacagagaaaaaaacattataagTAGCCTCCCTACAATATCACGGCATGTCAAGTCGACCTCATATTCTTTGAATCAAATTTCCCCTCCCAAGGAACAAATTTCAATGTCCTCGAATGTTCGTATCCCcccataa
- the LOC133499824 gene encoding uncharacterized protein LOC133499824 isoform X2: MYPKFQTLVSGKQKRISQMSHLKRRDSVLDGAAALRSCVAMETSAPSPKKTAAKKKKAEVRVDSRQHKDSVTATRTMASFEANMRRGKQLETDGGNGIVLYSKGSFLGAILYPCRMAAVRYQGHGCRKTTIEDAKHES, encoded by the exons ATGTatccaaaatttcaaaccctgGTTTCTGGAAAACAGAAGCGTATCTCACAGATGAGTCATCTGAAAAGGAGGGACAG CGTCCTCGATGGCGCCGCAGCCTTGCGGTCGTGCGTTGCCATGGAAACGTCTGCCCCATCTCCCAAAAAAACAGCGGCGAAGAAGAAAAAGGCGGAAGTCAGGGTGGATTCAAGGCAACACAAAGACAGTGTCACGGCGACTAG AACAATGGCGTCGTTCGAGGCGAACATGCGACGAGGAAAACAACTGGAAACTGATGGCGGAAATGGCATTGTGTTGTACAGTAAAG GCTCTTTTCTTGGCGCAATTTTATACCCCTGCAGGATGGCGGCCGTACGTTACCAGGGGCACGGCTGCCGTAAAACCACCATCGAAGATGCAAAACACGAAAGTTAA